The following proteins come from a genomic window of Larimichthys crocea isolate SSNF chromosome III, L_crocea_2.0, whole genome shotgun sequence:
- the LOC104930645 gene encoding AP2-associated protein kinase 1 isoform X8: MKKFFDSRRELVSSGPGSGVGGGGGGCGGGGGGSGSGGGGSFIGRVFSIGRYQVTVEEIVAEGGFAIVFLVRTHQNLRCALKRMYVNNEHDLQVCKLEIQIMRDLVGNKNIVGFLDSSITAVGAGDVWEVLILMDFCRGGQVVNLMNQRLQTGFTEAEVLQIFCDTCEAVARLHQCKSPIVHRDLKVENILLHDRGHYVLCDFGSATNHFQNPQTEGVPVVEEEIKKYTTLSYRAPEMVNLYGGKIITTKADIWAMGCLLYKLCYFTLPFGESQVAICDGSFTIPDNSRYSQDMHCLIRYMLEPDPDKRPDIYQISYFAFKLARRECPVPNVHNSPIPAKLPEPIRASEAVAKKSQTKARLTDPIPTTETSIAPRQRPKAGQAQPQPISGILPIQPALTPRKRPSVASGPPQAIGVGISVPPPAAAAVQPAQQAPAAQAAPQPAQPANMQPPQATPQHQQLLMKQQQAFLSPQSNQQHQLVQSLHHHQHQQHQHQQQLTASQAATLLQSKAKTPVVALQMQHQQQQQHVVAVHETAVSHLTPIPESAVVGPAADPETTGRGIHKVGSLTPPSSPKTAPKSGHRRILSDVTHSTVFGVPVSKSTQLLQAAAAEASLNKSKSASTTPSGSPCSSQQSVYHPGEVDAQAALTAPSTQPSWNPFGDDNFSKLTAEELLNKDFAKLSETAAPGEKSMGSSEDLIPGLNAFPEKLIEGLKSPETSLLLPDLLTLADPFNSSAENSTNAKTAVCVDSLIPGLEAPQAQRHSGQPELVPASMPDSLTGTEDSLLGCDLLSHTSPHGNQSVSALPSSSSCTSAPPGSGSGSCLEELPPGQTASDSAFLMSCGEKGNDDEFDPIPVLISKNSNQGGHSRSNSGSSESSIPNLARSLLLVDQLIDL; this comes from the exons GAGGTTTCGCCATCGTTTTTTTGGTGCGCACTCATCAAAACTTACGTTGTGCACTCAAAAGGATGTACGTCAACAACGAACATGATCTGCAAGTCTGCAAACTTGAGATACAGATTATG aGGGACCTAGTGGGCAACAAAAACATAGTTGGTTTCCTGGACTCCAGCATAACTGCGGTTGGAGCTGGCGATGTGTGGGAAGTCCTAATCTTAATGGACTTCTGTCGAG gTGGGCAGGTGGTTAACCTCATGAACCAGCGGTTGCAGACAGGATTCACCGAAGCCGAGGTGTTACAGATCTTCTGTGACACGTGCGAAGCGGTCGCTCGTCTCCACCAGTGCAAGAGTCCAATCGTCCATCGAGATCTCAAG GTGGAAAATATTCTTCTGCACGACCGGGGACACTATGTGCTCTGTGACTTCGGGAGTGCGACTAACCATTTCCAAAACCCTCAAACAGAGGGGGTGCCAGTCGTGGAGGAAGAAATCAAAAA ATACACTACTTTGTCATACCGTGCTCCAGAGATGGTCAACCTCTATGGTGGGAAGATCATCACAACAAAGGCGGACATTTGG GCCATGGGTTGTCTGCTCTATAAGCTGTGCTACTTCACGCTCCCTTTCGGGGAGAGCCAAGTGGCCATCTGCGACGGAAGTTTCACCATCCCAGACAACTCCCGCTACTCCCAGGACATGCACTGTCTCATCA GATACATGCTGGAACCTGACCCAGATAAGAGACCAGACATCTACCAAATATCCTATTTCGCCTTTAAACTTGCTCGACGAGAGTGTCCGGTCCCAAATGTACAT aaTTCACCTATTCCTGCAAAACTTCCTGAGCCCATCAGAGCCAGCGAAGCGGTGGCCAAAAAGAGTCAAACCAAAGCCAG GCTCACAGACCCCATTCCTACCACGGAAACCTCAATTGCACCACGGCAACGACCCAAGGCTGGCCAGGCTCAGCCGCAGCCGATATCAGGCATTCTTCCCATCCAGCCAGCCCTCACCCCACGCAAGAGACCCAGTGTGGCTTCTGGACCACCCCAGGCTATAG GTGTTGGTATCAGTGTCCCACCGCCGGCTGCAGCTGCCGTCCAACCTGCTCAGCAGGCTCCCGCTGCACAGGCCGCACCGCAGCCAGCTCAGCCCGCCAACATGCAGCCGCCACAGGCTACACCGCAGCATCAGCAGCTCctcatgaagcagcagcaggccttCTTAAGTCCACAGAGTAACCAGCAG CATCAACTGGTACAGAGCCTCCACCATCACCAACACCAgcaacaccaacaccagcagcagctaacagcgtCTCAGGCGGCTACCCTGCTGCAGTCCAAAGCTAAGACTCCAGTTGTTGCCCTGCAAAtgcaacaccagcagcagcagcagcatgtagTCGCTGTCCATGAAACCGCGGTTTCTCATCTGACCCCCATCCCTGAGTCTGCAGTCGTTGgtcctgcagctgaccctgag ACCACCGGTCGAGGGATTCACAAAGTCGGCTCGTTGACACCCCCCTCGTCGCCAAAGACGGCCCCTAAGAGCGGCCACAGACGCATCCTGAGCGATGTCACTCACAGCACCGTGTTCGGGGTGCCGGTCAGCAAGTCCACACAGCTACTCCAGGCAGCCGCAGCTGAGGCCAGCCTCAACAAGTCCAA ATCAGCCAGCACTACTCCTTCTGGCTCCCCCTGCTCGTCCCAGCAGAGCGTGTATCATCCAGGTGAAGTTGATGCTCAAGCAGCACTTACCGCACCAAGCACTCAGCCCAGCTGGAACCCCTTTGGGGACGATAACTTCTCCAAGCTAACGGCAGAGGAGCTGCTTAACAAAGACTTTGCAAAGCTATCTGAGA CTGCTGCACCAGGAGAGAAGTCCATGGGCTCCAGTGAAGATCTCATTCCAGGACTCAATGCTTTTCCAG AGAAGCTGATTGAGGGACTGAAGTCCCCTGAAACTTCTCTGCTGCTCCCTGACCTCTTAACCCTGGCTGACCCCTTCAATAGTTCTGCTGAGAACTCCACCAATG CAAAGACAGCGGTGTGTGTGGACTCACTGATTCCTGGTTTGGAAGCCCCCCAGGCCCAACGACACTCAGGCCAGCCAGAGCTCGTCCCTGCCAGCATGCCAG ACTCTCTCACTGGGACTGAGGACTCTCTGCTGGGTTGCGATCTGTTATCTCATACTTCTCCTCACGGAAACCAGTCTGTTTCTgctctcccttcctcctcctcctgcacctctgCTCCTCCTGGCTCCGGCTCTGGATCCTGTCTGGAGGAGCTGCCACCCGGTCAGACAGCTTCTG ACTCTGCTTTCCTCATGTCGTGTGGGGAGAAGGGCAATGACGACGAGTTTGACCCTATTCCTGTGCTCATCTCCAAAAACTCAAATCAAG GTGGTCACTCGCGCAGCAACAGTGGCAGTTCAGAGTCCAGCATCCCCAACTTGGCCCGCTCCCTTCTGCTGGTGGATCAGCTCATCGACCTCTAG
- the LOC104930645 gene encoding AP2-associated protein kinase 1 isoform X10, whose amino-acid sequence MKKFFDSRRELVSSGPGSGVGGGGGGCGGGGGGSGSGGGGSFIGRVFSIGRYQVTVEEIVAEGGFAIVFLVRTHQNLRCALKRMYVNNEHDLQVCKLEIQIMRDLVGNKNIVGFLDSSITAVGAGDVWEVLILMDFCRGGQVVNLMNQRLQTGFTEAEVLQIFCDTCEAVARLHQCKSPIVHRDLKVENILLHDRGHYVLCDFGSATNHFQNPQTEGVPVVEEEIKKYTTLSYRAPEMVNLYGGKIITTKADIWAMGCLLYKLCYFTLPFGESQVAICDGSFTIPDNSRYSQDMHCLIRYMLEPDPDKRPDIYQISYFAFKLARRECPVPNVHNSPIPAKLPEPIRASEAVAKKSQTKARLTDPIPTTETSIAPRQRPKAGQAQPQPISGILPIQPALTPRKRPSVASGPPQAIGVGISVPPPAAAAVQPAQQAPAAQAAPQPAQPANMQPPQATPQHQQLLMKQQQAFLSPQSNQQHQLVQSLHHHQHQQHQHQQQLTASQAATLLQSKAKTPVVALQMQHQQQQQHVVAVHETAVSHLTPIPESAVVGPAADPETTGRGIHKVGSLTPPSSPKTAPKSGHRRILSDVTHSTVFGVPVSKSTQLLQAAAAEASLNKSKSASTTPSGSPCSSQQSVYHPGEVDAQAALTAPSTQPSWNPFGDDNFSKLTAEELLNKDFAKLSETAAPGEKSMGSSEDLIPGLNAFPAEKSAGSAALTSTGPFNSLSDTTVKGAKGHICCAIF is encoded by the exons GAGGTTTCGCCATCGTTTTTTTGGTGCGCACTCATCAAAACTTACGTTGTGCACTCAAAAGGATGTACGTCAACAACGAACATGATCTGCAAGTCTGCAAACTTGAGATACAGATTATG aGGGACCTAGTGGGCAACAAAAACATAGTTGGTTTCCTGGACTCCAGCATAACTGCGGTTGGAGCTGGCGATGTGTGGGAAGTCCTAATCTTAATGGACTTCTGTCGAG gTGGGCAGGTGGTTAACCTCATGAACCAGCGGTTGCAGACAGGATTCACCGAAGCCGAGGTGTTACAGATCTTCTGTGACACGTGCGAAGCGGTCGCTCGTCTCCACCAGTGCAAGAGTCCAATCGTCCATCGAGATCTCAAG GTGGAAAATATTCTTCTGCACGACCGGGGACACTATGTGCTCTGTGACTTCGGGAGTGCGACTAACCATTTCCAAAACCCTCAAACAGAGGGGGTGCCAGTCGTGGAGGAAGAAATCAAAAA ATACACTACTTTGTCATACCGTGCTCCAGAGATGGTCAACCTCTATGGTGGGAAGATCATCACAACAAAGGCGGACATTTGG GCCATGGGTTGTCTGCTCTATAAGCTGTGCTACTTCACGCTCCCTTTCGGGGAGAGCCAAGTGGCCATCTGCGACGGAAGTTTCACCATCCCAGACAACTCCCGCTACTCCCAGGACATGCACTGTCTCATCA GATACATGCTGGAACCTGACCCAGATAAGAGACCAGACATCTACCAAATATCCTATTTCGCCTTTAAACTTGCTCGACGAGAGTGTCCGGTCCCAAATGTACAT aaTTCACCTATTCCTGCAAAACTTCCTGAGCCCATCAGAGCCAGCGAAGCGGTGGCCAAAAAGAGTCAAACCAAAGCCAG GCTCACAGACCCCATTCCTACCACGGAAACCTCAATTGCACCACGGCAACGACCCAAGGCTGGCCAGGCTCAGCCGCAGCCGATATCAGGCATTCTTCCCATCCAGCCAGCCCTCACCCCACGCAAGAGACCCAGTGTGGCTTCTGGACCACCCCAGGCTATAG GTGTTGGTATCAGTGTCCCACCGCCGGCTGCAGCTGCCGTCCAACCTGCTCAGCAGGCTCCCGCTGCACAGGCCGCACCGCAGCCAGCTCAGCCCGCCAACATGCAGCCGCCACAGGCTACACCGCAGCATCAGCAGCTCctcatgaagcagcagcaggccttCTTAAGTCCACAGAGTAACCAGCAG CATCAACTGGTACAGAGCCTCCACCATCACCAACACCAgcaacaccaacaccagcagcagctaacagcgtCTCAGGCGGCTACCCTGCTGCAGTCCAAAGCTAAGACTCCAGTTGTTGCCCTGCAAAtgcaacaccagcagcagcagcagcatgtagTCGCTGTCCATGAAACCGCGGTTTCTCATCTGACCCCCATCCCTGAGTCTGCAGTCGTTGgtcctgcagctgaccctgag ACCACCGGTCGAGGGATTCACAAAGTCGGCTCGTTGACACCCCCCTCGTCGCCAAAGACGGCCCCTAAGAGCGGCCACAGACGCATCCTGAGCGATGTCACTCACAGCACCGTGTTCGGGGTGCCGGTCAGCAAGTCCACACAGCTACTCCAGGCAGCCGCAGCTGAGGCCAGCCTCAACAAGTCCAA ATCAGCCAGCACTACTCCTTCTGGCTCCCCCTGCTCGTCCCAGCAGAGCGTGTATCATCCAGGTGAAGTTGATGCTCAAGCAGCACTTACCGCACCAAGCACTCAGCCCAGCTGGAACCCCTTTGGGGACGATAACTTCTCCAAGCTAACGGCAGAGGAGCTGCTTAACAAAGACTTTGCAAAGCTATCTGAGA CTGCTGCACCAGGAGAGAAGTCCATGGGCTCCAGTGAAGATCTCATTCCAGGACTCAATGCTTTTCCAG CTGAAAAATCTGCAGGTTCAGCGGCATTGACGTCCACGGGCCCTTTTAATTCCCTCTCTGACACCACAG TGAAGGGGGCAAAAGGTCACATCTGCTGTGCCATTTTCTGA
- the LOC104930645 gene encoding AP2-associated protein kinase 1 isoform X7, with protein sequence MKKFFDSRRELVSSGPGSGVGGGGGGCGGGGGGSGSGGGGSFIGRVFSIGRYQVTVEEIVAEGGFAIVFLVRTHQNLRCALKRMYVNNEHDLQVCKLEIQIMRDLVGNKNIVGFLDSSITAVGAGDVWEVLILMDFCRGGQVVNLMNQRLQTGFTEAEVLQIFCDTCEAVARLHQCKSPIVHRDLKVENILLHDRGHYVLCDFGSATNHFQNPQTEGVPVVEEEIKKYTTLSYRAPEMVNLYGGKIITTKADIWAMGCLLYKLCYFTLPFGESQVAICDGSFTIPDNSRYSQDMHCLIRYMLEPDPDKRPDIYQISYFAFKLARRECPVPNVHNSPIPAKLPEPIRASEAVAKKSQTKARLTDPIPTTETSIAPRQRPKAGQAQPQPISGILPIQPALTPRKRPSVASGPPQAIGVGISVPPPAAAAVQPAQQAPAAQAAPQPAQPANMQPPQATPQHQQLLMKQQQAFLSPQSNQQHQLVQSLHHHQHQQHQHQQQLTASQAATLLQSKAKTPVVALQMQHQQQQQHVVAVHETAVSHLTPIPESAVVGPAADPETTGRGIHKVGSLTPPSSPKTAPKSGHRRILSDVTHSTVFGVPVSKSTQLLQAAAAEASLNKSKSASTTPSGSPCSSQQSVYHPGEVDAQAALTAPSTQPSWNPFGDDNFSKLTAEELLNKDFAKLSETAAPGEKSMGSSEDLIPGLNAFPDVQEESNGYSVLGEGQETEPPQEEPQTNEGCVHSSDEDEEKEANKEDQKVEGAIDAAAHDCSGSMPLLMDSEDEEEPQLALHSAPTQPSTTFHQATPSTFAQNHSQHAHEPAKGAEVAVDVFSKAPFRIGQEDSCDVFANAPFPRAPLSAQQQLDVFSQAPFGKRKEATGTPLKTPYPHPAAVQSVTLDQGALGQVAQQPFRPQALAKYSRHFEGPVPQQPVAAHRVVSNVSRQAAVASVPVGPLHSWTSEVSAVDPFVSAPFHLKAPQEKP encoded by the exons GAGGTTTCGCCATCGTTTTTTTGGTGCGCACTCATCAAAACTTACGTTGTGCACTCAAAAGGATGTACGTCAACAACGAACATGATCTGCAAGTCTGCAAACTTGAGATACAGATTATG aGGGACCTAGTGGGCAACAAAAACATAGTTGGTTTCCTGGACTCCAGCATAACTGCGGTTGGAGCTGGCGATGTGTGGGAAGTCCTAATCTTAATGGACTTCTGTCGAG gTGGGCAGGTGGTTAACCTCATGAACCAGCGGTTGCAGACAGGATTCACCGAAGCCGAGGTGTTACAGATCTTCTGTGACACGTGCGAAGCGGTCGCTCGTCTCCACCAGTGCAAGAGTCCAATCGTCCATCGAGATCTCAAG GTGGAAAATATTCTTCTGCACGACCGGGGACACTATGTGCTCTGTGACTTCGGGAGTGCGACTAACCATTTCCAAAACCCTCAAACAGAGGGGGTGCCAGTCGTGGAGGAAGAAATCAAAAA ATACACTACTTTGTCATACCGTGCTCCAGAGATGGTCAACCTCTATGGTGGGAAGATCATCACAACAAAGGCGGACATTTGG GCCATGGGTTGTCTGCTCTATAAGCTGTGCTACTTCACGCTCCCTTTCGGGGAGAGCCAAGTGGCCATCTGCGACGGAAGTTTCACCATCCCAGACAACTCCCGCTACTCCCAGGACATGCACTGTCTCATCA GATACATGCTGGAACCTGACCCAGATAAGAGACCAGACATCTACCAAATATCCTATTTCGCCTTTAAACTTGCTCGACGAGAGTGTCCGGTCCCAAATGTACAT aaTTCACCTATTCCTGCAAAACTTCCTGAGCCCATCAGAGCCAGCGAAGCGGTGGCCAAAAAGAGTCAAACCAAAGCCAG GCTCACAGACCCCATTCCTACCACGGAAACCTCAATTGCACCACGGCAACGACCCAAGGCTGGCCAGGCTCAGCCGCAGCCGATATCAGGCATTCTTCCCATCCAGCCAGCCCTCACCCCACGCAAGAGACCCAGTGTGGCTTCTGGACCACCCCAGGCTATAG GTGTTGGTATCAGTGTCCCACCGCCGGCTGCAGCTGCCGTCCAACCTGCTCAGCAGGCTCCCGCTGCACAGGCCGCACCGCAGCCAGCTCAGCCCGCCAACATGCAGCCGCCACAGGCTACACCGCAGCATCAGCAGCTCctcatgaagcagcagcaggccttCTTAAGTCCACAGAGTAACCAGCAG CATCAACTGGTACAGAGCCTCCACCATCACCAACACCAgcaacaccaacaccagcagcagctaacagcgtCTCAGGCGGCTACCCTGCTGCAGTCCAAAGCTAAGACTCCAGTTGTTGCCCTGCAAAtgcaacaccagcagcagcagcagcatgtagTCGCTGTCCATGAAACCGCGGTTTCTCATCTGACCCCCATCCCTGAGTCTGCAGTCGTTGgtcctgcagctgaccctgag ACCACCGGTCGAGGGATTCACAAAGTCGGCTCGTTGACACCCCCCTCGTCGCCAAAGACGGCCCCTAAGAGCGGCCACAGACGCATCCTGAGCGATGTCACTCACAGCACCGTGTTCGGGGTGCCGGTCAGCAAGTCCACACAGCTACTCCAGGCAGCCGCAGCTGAGGCCAGCCTCAACAAGTCCAA ATCAGCCAGCACTACTCCTTCTGGCTCCCCCTGCTCGTCCCAGCAGAGCGTGTATCATCCAGGTGAAGTTGATGCTCAAGCAGCACTTACCGCACCAAGCACTCAGCCCAGCTGGAACCCCTTTGGGGACGATAACTTCTCCAAGCTAACGGCAGAGGAGCTGCTTAACAAAGACTTTGCAAAGCTATCTGAGA CTGCTGCACCAGGAGAGAAGTCCATGGGCTCCAGTGAAGATCTCATTCCAGGACTCAATGCTTTTCCAG ATGTGCAAGAGGAGAGCAATGGCTACTCTGTGCTCGGTGAGGGACAAGAGACTGAACCTCCACAAGAAGAACCTCAAACAAACGAGGGATGTGTGCACTCCAGCGACGAAGACGAGGAGAAAGAAGCCAATAAAGAAGATCAGAAGGTGGAGGGAGCTATTGATGCAGCGGCCCACGACTGCAGCGGCTCCATGCCTCTGCTGATGGACtctgaggatgaagaagaacctCAGTTAGCCCTGCACTCGGCACCGACACAACCGTCTACTACCTTCCACCAAGCTACCCCGAGCACCTTCGCTCAGAATCATTCCCAGCATGCACACGAGCCAGCAAAGGGGGCGGAGGTCGCTGTAGATGTTTTCTCCAAAGCCCCCTTTCGGATCGGGCAGGAAGACTCGTGCGACGTCTTCGCCAATGCTCCGTTTCCACGCGCCCCGCTTTCGGCCCAGCAGCAGCTCGACGTGTTCTCTCAGGCTCCCtttggaaaaagaaaggaggCTACGGGAACTCCGCTCAAGACACCGTACCCTCATCCAGCTGCAGTTCAAAGTGTAACCCTCGATCAAGGTGCGCTGGGACAAGTTGCCCAACAGCCGTTCCGCCCGCAAGCTCTGGCCAAATACTCCCGCCACTTTGAGGGACCTGTGCCCCAGCAGCCAGTAGCAGCTCACAGAGTGGTGTCTAACGTGAGCAGGCAAGCCGCTGTGGCGTCAGTTCCCGTTGGACCCCTTCACTCATGGACCTCAGAAGTGAGCGCCGTAGACCCTTTCGTCTCTGCACCCTTTCACCTCAAGGCCCCTCAAGAAAAGCCCTGA
- the LOC104930645 gene encoding AP2-associated protein kinase 1 isoform X9, with protein sequence MKKFFDSRRELVSSGPGSGVGGGGGGCGGGGGGSGSGGGGSFIGRVFSIGRYQVTVEEIVAEGGFAIVFLVRTHQNLRCALKRMYVNNEHDLQVCKLEIQIMRDLVGNKNIVGFLDSSITAVGAGDVWEVLILMDFCRGGQVVNLMNQRLQTGFTEAEVLQIFCDTCEAVARLHQCKSPIVHRDLKVENILLHDRGHYVLCDFGSATNHFQNPQTEGVPVVEEEIKKYTTLSYRAPEMVNLYGGKIITTKADIWAMGCLLYKLCYFTLPFGESQVAICDGSFTIPDNSRYSQDMHCLIRYMLEPDPDKRPDIYQISYFAFKLARRECPVPNVHNSPIPAKLPEPIRASEAVAKKSQTKARLTDPIPTTETSIAPRQRPKAGQAQPQPISGILPIQPALTPRKRPSVASGPPQAIGVGISVPPPAAAAVQPAQQAPAAQAAPQPAQPANMQPPQATPQHQQLLMKQQQAFLSPQSNQQHQLVQSLHHHQHQQHQHQQQLTASQAATLLQSKAKTPVVALQMQHQQQQQHVVAVHETAVSHLTPIPESAVVGPAADPETTGRGIHKVGSLTPPSSPKTAPKSGHRRILSDVTHSTVFGVPVSKSTQLLQAAAAEASLNKSKSASTTPSGSPCSSQQSVYHPGEVDAQAALTAPSTQPSWNPFGDDNFSKLTAEELLNKDFAKLSETAAPGEKSMGSSEDLIPGLNAFPEKLIEGLKSPETSLLLPDLLTLADPFNSSAENSTNAKTAVCVDSLIPGLEAPQAQRHSGQPELVPASMPDSLTGTEDSLLGCDLLSHTSPHGNQSVSALPSSSSCTSAPPGSGSGSCLEELPPGQTASGGHSRSNSGSSESSIPNLARSLLLVDQLIDL encoded by the exons GAGGTTTCGCCATCGTTTTTTTGGTGCGCACTCATCAAAACTTACGTTGTGCACTCAAAAGGATGTACGTCAACAACGAACATGATCTGCAAGTCTGCAAACTTGAGATACAGATTATG aGGGACCTAGTGGGCAACAAAAACATAGTTGGTTTCCTGGACTCCAGCATAACTGCGGTTGGAGCTGGCGATGTGTGGGAAGTCCTAATCTTAATGGACTTCTGTCGAG gTGGGCAGGTGGTTAACCTCATGAACCAGCGGTTGCAGACAGGATTCACCGAAGCCGAGGTGTTACAGATCTTCTGTGACACGTGCGAAGCGGTCGCTCGTCTCCACCAGTGCAAGAGTCCAATCGTCCATCGAGATCTCAAG GTGGAAAATATTCTTCTGCACGACCGGGGACACTATGTGCTCTGTGACTTCGGGAGTGCGACTAACCATTTCCAAAACCCTCAAACAGAGGGGGTGCCAGTCGTGGAGGAAGAAATCAAAAA ATACACTACTTTGTCATACCGTGCTCCAGAGATGGTCAACCTCTATGGTGGGAAGATCATCACAACAAAGGCGGACATTTGG GCCATGGGTTGTCTGCTCTATAAGCTGTGCTACTTCACGCTCCCTTTCGGGGAGAGCCAAGTGGCCATCTGCGACGGAAGTTTCACCATCCCAGACAACTCCCGCTACTCCCAGGACATGCACTGTCTCATCA GATACATGCTGGAACCTGACCCAGATAAGAGACCAGACATCTACCAAATATCCTATTTCGCCTTTAAACTTGCTCGACGAGAGTGTCCGGTCCCAAATGTACAT aaTTCACCTATTCCTGCAAAACTTCCTGAGCCCATCAGAGCCAGCGAAGCGGTGGCCAAAAAGAGTCAAACCAAAGCCAG GCTCACAGACCCCATTCCTACCACGGAAACCTCAATTGCACCACGGCAACGACCCAAGGCTGGCCAGGCTCAGCCGCAGCCGATATCAGGCATTCTTCCCATCCAGCCAGCCCTCACCCCACGCAAGAGACCCAGTGTGGCTTCTGGACCACCCCAGGCTATAG GTGTTGGTATCAGTGTCCCACCGCCGGCTGCAGCTGCCGTCCAACCTGCTCAGCAGGCTCCCGCTGCACAGGCCGCACCGCAGCCAGCTCAGCCCGCCAACATGCAGCCGCCACAGGCTACACCGCAGCATCAGCAGCTCctcatgaagcagcagcaggccttCTTAAGTCCACAGAGTAACCAGCAG CATCAACTGGTACAGAGCCTCCACCATCACCAACACCAgcaacaccaacaccagcagcagctaacagcgtCTCAGGCGGCTACCCTGCTGCAGTCCAAAGCTAAGACTCCAGTTGTTGCCCTGCAAAtgcaacaccagcagcagcagcagcatgtagTCGCTGTCCATGAAACCGCGGTTTCTCATCTGACCCCCATCCCTGAGTCTGCAGTCGTTGgtcctgcagctgaccctgag ACCACCGGTCGAGGGATTCACAAAGTCGGCTCGTTGACACCCCCCTCGTCGCCAAAGACGGCCCCTAAGAGCGGCCACAGACGCATCCTGAGCGATGTCACTCACAGCACCGTGTTCGGGGTGCCGGTCAGCAAGTCCACACAGCTACTCCAGGCAGCCGCAGCTGAGGCCAGCCTCAACAAGTCCAA ATCAGCCAGCACTACTCCTTCTGGCTCCCCCTGCTCGTCCCAGCAGAGCGTGTATCATCCAGGTGAAGTTGATGCTCAAGCAGCACTTACCGCACCAAGCACTCAGCCCAGCTGGAACCCCTTTGGGGACGATAACTTCTCCAAGCTAACGGCAGAGGAGCTGCTTAACAAAGACTTTGCAAAGCTATCTGAGA CTGCTGCACCAGGAGAGAAGTCCATGGGCTCCAGTGAAGATCTCATTCCAGGACTCAATGCTTTTCCAG AGAAGCTGATTGAGGGACTGAAGTCCCCTGAAACTTCTCTGCTGCTCCCTGACCTCTTAACCCTGGCTGACCCCTTCAATAGTTCTGCTGAGAACTCCACCAATG CAAAGACAGCGGTGTGTGTGGACTCACTGATTCCTGGTTTGGAAGCCCCCCAGGCCCAACGACACTCAGGCCAGCCAGAGCTCGTCCCTGCCAGCATGCCAG ACTCTCTCACTGGGACTGAGGACTCTCTGCTGGGTTGCGATCTGTTATCTCATACTTCTCCTCACGGAAACCAGTCTGTTTCTgctctcccttcctcctcctcctgcacctctgCTCCTCCTGGCTCCGGCTCTGGATCCTGTCTGGAGGAGCTGCCACCCGGTCAGACAGCTTCTG GTGGTCACTCGCGCAGCAACAGTGGCAGTTCAGAGTCCAGCATCCCCAACTTGGCCCGCTCCCTTCTGCTGGTGGATCAGCTCATCGACCTCTAG